A genomic stretch from Anabrus simplex isolate iqAnaSimp1 chromosome 2, ASM4041472v1, whole genome shotgun sequence includes:
- the LOC137498627 gene encoding uncharacterized protein yields MNEEQINIKLMQSVEKYRIIYDYLLPGHSNKNEVDKAWHAVSKELNLNVATCKDKWRNCRNCWYRYLRQAPTSGSAAVTKKPYYLADYLAFLTSFTKSRRQVGNVENPYEEEQSATGEQPSSVAMTEENDEENSAQEIMQPLPRTRRRDTKRSATTMDVEVFSSYIQMKAKHTAEAECNNPDELFFKSLLPDVAKLSPAAKSSFKLFVQQKLNDMLYRSARNVQCSDTHSHLSTSVLQYGGRQTGSSYTVSPLSYAVNLPKESEEERGHSY; encoded by the exons ATGAATGAAGAACAAATCAACATTAAATTAATGCAATCCGTGGAGAAATATCGAATAATATATGATTATTTGCTACCAGGACATTCAAATAAGAACGAGGTGGATAAAGCGTGGCATGCAGTGtccaaagaattaaatttaaatg TGGCCACCTGCAAAGACAAATGGAGAAACTGTAGGAACTGTTGGTACAGATACTTAAGGCAAGCTCCTACCAGTGGTTCAGCAGCAGTAACCAAAAAGCCCTACTATCTTGCAGACTACTTGGCGTTTTTGACATCATTTACGAAATCAAGAAGACAAGTGGGAAACGTAGAAAACCCGTATGAAGAGGAGCAATCTGCTACAGGGGAACAACCATCATCAGTGGCCATGACAGAAGAAAACGATGAGGAGAATAGTGCTCAAGAAATTATGCAGCCGCTACCTCGAACACGTAGAAGAGATACAAAAAGAAGTGCCACGACAATGGATGTTGAAGTTTTCTCTTCATATATTCAGATGAAAGCAAAACATACGGCTGAAGCGGAGTGTAATAACCCAGATGAGTTGTTTTTCAAAAGCCTGCTACCAGATGTGGCTAAATTATCACCTGCAGCTAAAAGCTCATTTAAGTTGTTTGTGCAGCAAAAATTAAATGACATGCTCTACAGATCAGCCAGGAATGTTCAGTGTAGTGATACTCATTCCCATCTTTCAACTTCCGTATTGCAATACGGTGGTAGGCAGACGGGCTCCTCATATACTGTCTCACCATTATCGTATGCGGTGAATTTACCAAAAGAAAGCGAGGAAGAACGAGGTCACTCATACTGA